One genomic window of Citrobacter sp. Marseille-Q6884 includes the following:
- the entA gene encoding 2,3-dihydro-2,3-dihydroxybenzoate dehydrogenase EntA produces MTGFDFTGKTVWVTGAGKGIGYTTALAFAAAGARVTGFDRAFTQDSYPFTTEIMDVANAGQVAEVCQRALQSCERLDVLVNAAGILRMGPTDALSAEDWQQTFAVNVGGAFNLFQQTMAQFRHQQGGAIVTVASDAAHTPRIGMSAYGASKAALKSLALTVGLELAGSGVRCNVVSPGSTDTDMQRTLWVSDDAEQQRIRGFGEQFKLGIPLGKIAHPQEIANTILFLASDLASHITLQDIVVDGGSTLGA; encoded by the coding sequence ATGACCGGATTCGACTTCACCGGTAAAACCGTCTGGGTTACCGGTGCAGGAAAAGGTATTGGCTACACGACTGCACTGGCGTTTGCAGCTGCCGGCGCACGGGTGACAGGTTTCGATCGGGCGTTTACTCAGGATAGCTATCCGTTCACGACTGAAATCATGGATGTGGCGAATGCCGGGCAGGTGGCTGAGGTATGCCAGCGCGCGCTGCAAAGCTGTGAACGTCTGGATGTGCTGGTCAATGCAGCAGGGATTTTGCGCATGGGGCCAACCGATGCGCTGAGCGCGGAGGACTGGCAACAGACGTTTGCCGTCAACGTCGGCGGCGCGTTTAACCTTTTTCAACAAACGATGGCGCAGTTTCGTCATCAGCAGGGTGGGGCGATTGTGACCGTTGCGTCAGATGCGGCGCATACGCCGCGTATCGGCATGAGCGCTTATGGCGCGTCAAAAGCGGCGCTAAAAAGCCTGGCGCTGACCGTGGGGCTGGAACTGGCGGGCAGCGGCGTGCGCTGTAATGTGGTTTCTCCAGGGTCAACCGACACCGACATGCAGCGTACGCTGTGGGTCAGCGACGATGCCGAGCAGCAACGTATTCGCGGGTTTGGCGAACAGTTTAAACTCGGTATCCCGCTCGGGAAAATCGCCCATCCGCAGGAGATTGCCAACACCATCTTATTTCTCGCCTCCGACCTGGCCAGCCATATCACATTGCAGGACATCGTGGTGGATGGCGGCTCTACGCTGGGAGCATGA
- the cstA gene encoding pyruvate/proton symporter CstA has translation MNKSGKYLVWTVLSVMGAFALGYIALNRGEQINALWIVVASICVYLIAYRFYGLYIAKNVLALDPTRMTPAVRHNDGLDYVPTDKKVLFGHHFAAIAGAGPLVGPVLAAQMGYLPGMIWLLAGVVLAGAVQDFMVLFVSTRRDGRSLGELVKEEMGPTAGVIALVACFMIMVIILAVLAMIVVKALTHSPWGTYTVAFTIPLAIFMGIYLRYLRPGRIGEVSVIGLVFLVFAIISGGWVAASPTWAPYFDFTGVQLTWMLVGYGFVAAVLPVWLLLAPRDYLSTFLKIGTIVGLAVGILIMRPTLTMPALTKFVDGTGPVWTGNLFPFLFITIACGAVSGFHALISSGTTPKMLANEGQACFIGYGGMLMESFVAIMALVSACIIDPGVYFAMNSPMAVLAPAGTVDVVASAAQVVSSWGFAITPDTLHQIANEVGEQSIISRAGGAPTLAVGMAYILHGALGGMMDVAFWYHFAILFEALFILTAVDAGTRAARFMLQDLLGVVSPGLKRTDSLPANLLATALCVLAWGYFLHQGVVDPLGGINTLWPLFGIANQMLAGMALMLCAVVLFKMKRQRYAWVALVPTAWLLICTLTAGWQKAFSPDAKIGFLAIANKFQAMIDSGNIPAQYTQSQLTQLVFNNRLDAGLTVFFMVVVVVLGLFSIKTALAALKEDKPTSKETPYEPMPENVEEIVAQAKGAH, from the coding sequence ATGAACAAATCAGGGAAATACCTCGTCTGGACAGTGCTCTCCGTTATGGGAGCATTTGCCCTGGGATATATTGCGTTAAACCGTGGTGAACAGATCAACGCGTTGTGGATAGTGGTGGCGTCGATCTGTGTCTATCTTATTGCCTACCGTTTTTATGGCCTGTACATCGCAAAAAATGTGCTGGCGCTTGACCCGACGCGTATGACGCCAGCCGTGCGTCATAACGACGGTCTCGATTACGTTCCCACCGATAAAAAAGTGCTGTTTGGTCACCATTTCGCGGCAATCGCCGGGGCGGGCCCGTTAGTCGGACCGGTGCTGGCAGCGCAAATGGGCTATCTGCCTGGGATGATCTGGCTGCTGGCGGGGGTGGTGCTGGCGGGCGCGGTGCAGGACTTTATGGTGCTGTTTGTCTCTACCCGTCGCGATGGTCGTTCCCTTGGCGAACTGGTGAAAGAAGAGATGGGGCCGACGGCCGGTGTGATTGCGCTGGTGGCCTGCTTTATGATCATGGTGATTATCCTCGCGGTACTGGCGATGATCGTCGTCAAGGCGCTGACCCACAGCCCATGGGGAACGTACACCGTGGCGTTCACTATCCCGCTGGCGATCTTTATGGGAATTTACCTGCGCTATCTGCGTCCGGGTCGCATTGGGGAAGTGTCGGTGATTGGCCTGGTGTTCCTCGTCTTCGCCATTATTTCCGGTGGTTGGGTGGCAGCAAGCCCGACCTGGGCGCCGTACTTTGACTTTACGGGTGTGCAACTGACCTGGATGCTGGTGGGTTACGGTTTTGTGGCCGCCGTTCTGCCGGTATGGCTGCTCCTGGCGCCGCGTGACTACCTCTCTACCTTCCTGAAGATCGGTACCATTGTAGGTCTGGCCGTCGGTATTTTGATCATGCGCCCGACGCTGACCATGCCTGCGTTGACCAAATTTGTTGACGGTACCGGTCCGGTGTGGACGGGTAACCTGTTCCCGTTCCTGTTTATTACCATCGCCTGTGGCGCGGTGTCTGGCTTCCACGCGCTGATCTCTTCGGGTACCACGCCGAAGATGCTGGCGAATGAAGGGCAGGCGTGTTTTATCGGCTACGGCGGGATGCTGATGGAGTCCTTTGTTGCCATCATGGCGCTGGTCTCTGCTTGTATCATCGATCCGGGCGTTTACTTTGCCATGAACAGCCCAATGGCGGTGTTAGCACCGGCAGGGACGGTTGATGTGGTCGCTTCTGCGGCACAGGTGGTGAGCAGCTGGGGCTTTGCCATTACCCCGGATACGTTGCATCAAATCGCGAATGAAGTGGGCGAGCAATCCATTATTTCCCGCGCAGGCGGCGCACCAACACTGGCCGTGGGGATGGCTTACATTCTGCACGGGGCGCTGGGCGGTATGATGGATGTCGCGTTCTGGTATCACTTCGCTATTCTGTTTGAAGCGCTGTTTATTCTGACGGCGGTCGATGCCGGTACGCGCGCTGCGCGTTTTATGTTGCAGGATCTGTTGGGTGTGGTGTCGCCGGGTCTGAAACGTACCGACTCACTGCCTGCAAACCTGCTAGCGACGGCGTTGTGCGTGCTGGCCTGGGGTTACTTCCTGCATCAGGGCGTGGTGGATCCATTAGGGGGGATTAACACCCTGTGGCCGCTGTTTGGTATCGCCAACCAGATGCTGGCTGGTATGGCGCTGATGCTGTGTGCCGTGGTGCTGTTCAAGATGAAACGTCAGCGTTATGCATGGGTAGCGCTGGTGCCAACGGCCTGGCTGCTGATTTGTACCCTGACGGCAGGCTGGCAGAAAGCGTTTAGCCCGGATGCGAAAATCGGTTTCCTGGCTATCGCTAACAAGTTCCAGGCAATGATCGACAGCGGTAACATTCCGGCGCAGTACACCCAGTCGCAACTGACGCAGCTGGTGTTCAACAACCGCCTCGATGCAGGGTTGACCGTCTTCTTTATGGTTGTGGTGGTCGTACTGGGTCTGTTCTCCATCAAAACTGCGCTGGCAGCGTTGAAAGAGGACAAACCAACGTCGAAAGAAACACCGTACGAACCGATGCCGGAGAATGTCGAAGAGATCGTGGCGCAGGCGAAAGGCGCGCACTAA
- a CDS encoding isochorismatase encodes MAIPKLQAYALPTALDIPENKVDWAFEPERAALLIHDMQDYFIGFWGDNCPMMERVVANIAALRQYCKAHHIPVYYTAQPKEQSDEDRALLNDMWGPGLTRSPEQQKIVDALAPDEADTILVKWRYSAFHRSPLEQMLKETGRNQLIITGVYAHIGCMTTATDAFMRDIKPFMVADALADFSRDEHLMSLKYVAGRSGRVVMTQELLPTPVPASKAALRAAILPLLDESDEPMDDENLIDYGLDSVRMMALAARWRKVHGDIDFVMLAKNPTIDAWWTLLSREVTS; translated from the coding sequence ATGGCAATTCCAAAACTGCAGGCTTATGCGTTACCCACGGCGCTTGATATTCCAGAGAACAAAGTTGACTGGGCGTTTGAACCGGAACGCGCGGCGCTGCTGATCCACGATATGCAGGATTATTTTATCGGCTTTTGGGGTGACAACTGCCCGATGATGGAACGGGTGGTGGCGAATATCGCCGCGCTGCGCCAGTACTGTAAAGCGCACCATATTCCGGTCTATTACACCGCGCAGCCGAAAGAGCAGAGCGATGAAGATCGCGCATTGCTGAATGATATGTGGGGGCCGGGCCTGACTCGCTCCCCCGAGCAGCAAAAAATCGTTGATGCGCTGGCGCCGGATGAAGCGGACACCATTCTGGTCAAGTGGCGTTACAGTGCCTTCCACCGTTCTCCGCTGGAACAGATGCTGAAAGAGACCGGCCGCAATCAGCTGATCATCACCGGTGTTTACGCGCATATTGGTTGTATGACCACGGCAACGGATGCCTTCATGCGCGATATCAAACCGTTTATGGTCGCTGATGCGCTGGCGGACTTCAGTCGTGATGAACACCTGATGTCGCTGAAATATGTCGCAGGACGTTCCGGTCGGGTGGTGATGACCCAGGAATTATTACCGACGCCGGTGCCTGCCAGTAAAGCGGCGCTGCGAGCGGCTATCCTGCCGCTGCTGGATGAGTCAGACGAGCCGATGGATGATGAAAACCTGATCGACTATGGTTTGGATTCGGTGCGTATGATGGCGCTGGCGGCACGCTGGCGTAAGGTTCATGGCGATATCGACTTCGTCATGCTGGCGAAAAACCCGACGATTGATGCCTGGTGGACGCTGCTTTCCCGCGAGGTGACGTCATGA
- a CDS encoding YbdD/YjiX family protein, with product MFETLSKAGKYLGQTARLMIGVPDYDNYVEHMRVTHPDQTPMTYEEFFRERQDARYGGKGGARCC from the coding sequence ATGTTTGAAACACTCTCAAAAGCCGGGAAATATTTAGGTCAAACCGCCCGGTTAATGATCGGCGTACCGGATTATGACAACTATGTCGAGCACATGCGCGTCACCCACCCGGATCAGACGCCAATGACCTATGAAGAATTTTTCCGTGAGCGGCAGGATGCGCGATATGGCGGGAAAGGTGGCGCACGCTGCTGCTAA
- the entH gene encoding proofreading thioesterase EntH, with translation MIWKRHLTLDELNATSQNTLVAHLSIVYTRLGDEVLEAEMPVDSRTHQPFGLLHGGASAALAETLGSMAGYLMTRDGQCVVGTELNATHHRAVSQGKVRGVCQPLHLGRQNQSWEIVIFDEQGRRCCSCRLGTAVMG, from the coding sequence ATGATCTGGAAACGGCATTTAACGCTTGATGAACTGAATGCGACCAGCCAGAACACGTTGGTGGCGCACTTAAGTATTGTCTATACGCGACTGGGCGATGAGGTGCTGGAAGCCGAAATGCCGGTGGATAGCCGCACGCATCAGCCGTTTGGTCTGCTGCACGGCGGTGCCTCGGCGGCGCTGGCGGAGACACTGGGATCCATGGCGGGTTACCTGATGACGCGTGACGGCCAGTGTGTGGTGGGAACGGAGCTGAACGCGACACATCATCGCGCGGTGTCGCAAGGAAAAGTGCGTGGCGTCTGCCAGCCGTTGCATCTCGGGCGTCAGAATCAAAGTTGGGAAATCGTTATTTTTGATGAGCAGGGACGTCGCTGTTGTTCCTGCCGTTTAGGGACCGCGGTGATGGGGTGA